The Thermococcus sp. MV5 genome includes a window with the following:
- the glnA gene encoding type I glutamate--ammonia ligase — protein sequence MNDIKSIAKGFSGKPRFLQLVFVDIDGIAKGMEVPIGRYEEVITEGISFDGSSIPGFQGIEDSDLTFKADPDTYVEVPWEGVAKVFGYIYKGNKPYYADPRRVLKSVTEELEKEGLTAYIGPEPEFYLFEKNGSWELKLPDGGGYFDLINLDKAREIKRTIAHYMPSFKLVPEVLHHEVGPGQHEINFRFADALTAADNIIRFRYLVKTVAESYGLYATFMPKPLFGKPGNGMHLHISIWEGNRNIFIGEKGLSEEALYFIGGILKHAKALTAITNPTVNSYKRLVPGYEAPVYISWGYANRSALVRVPAYKGNGARIEYRCPDPSANPYFAFAAVLKAGMDGIKQQIEPFAHVEENVYELDAKKRDLLGVDTLPSTLEAALEALRKDKVVKGALGEAYHNFIKYKTEEWKSYQEYLEKSGIPMNTIEITEWELERYFYV from the coding sequence ATGAACGATATCAAATCCATTGCAAAAGGGTTTTCAGGTAAACCACGTTTTCTCCAGCTTGTTTTTGTGGATATAGATGGTATCGCTAAAGGGATGGAAGTACCCATAGGAAGATATGAGGAAGTTATAACTGAAGGAATTTCATTTGATGGTTCATCAATTCCAGGATTCCAAGGAATAGAAGATAGTGATCTCACTTTCAAAGCAGATCCGGATACTTATGTGGAAGTACCATGGGAAGGTGTAGCGAAGGTATTTGGATACATATACAAAGGCAATAAACCATATTATGCAGATCCGAGAAGAGTGTTGAAATCAGTCACTGAGGAGTTAGAAAAGGAGGGACTAACAGCATATATAGGTCCAGAGCCTGAGTTCTATTTATTTGAAAAAAACGGCTCATGGGAGCTTAAACTTCCGGATGGGGGAGGTTATTTTGATTTAATTAATCTCGACAAGGCGAGGGAGATTAAGAGGACGATAGCACATTACATGCCATCCTTTAAGTTAGTCCCAGAGGTTTTACATCATGAAGTGGGCCCTGGACAGCATGAGATAAATTTTCGATTTGCCGACGCCTTAACAGCTGCGGATAATATAATTCGATTTAGATATCTAGTAAAGACTGTCGCAGAGAGCTATGGTCTTTATGCTACATTCATGCCAAAACCCCTTTTTGGAAAGCCAGGTAATGGGATGCACCTTCACATAAGTATCTGGGAAGGGAACAGGAATATTTTCATCGGAGAAAAGGGGTTAAGTGAAGAGGCTCTTTACTTTATAGGAGGGATTTTAAAACATGCAAAGGCTTTGACGGCAATCACAAATCCAACTGTTAACTCGTATAAAAGATTAGTTCCAGGATATGAGGCACCCGTTTACATATCTTGGGGTTATGCAAACAGGAGTGCTCTAGTAAGGGTACCTGCATATAAAGGAAATGGTGCAAGAATTGAGTATAGGTGTCCTGATCCGAGTGCGAATCCGTATTTTGCATTTGCTGCAGTCTTGAAAGCTGGTATGGATGGAATAAAACAACAGATTGAGCCCTTTGCACATGTGGAGGAAAATGTTTATGAATTGGATGCGAAAAAACGAGATTTATTGGGAGTGGATACCCTACCTTCAACTTTAGAAGCAGCACTTGAAGCCCTTAGAAAAGACAAGGTTGTTAAAGGTGCACTTGGTGAAGCATATCACAACTTCATTAAGTATAAAACGGAAGAATGGAAGAGCTATCAGGAATATTTGGAGAAAAGTGGGATACCAATGAATACAATAGAAATCACTGAGTGGGAACTAGAGAGGTATTTTTATGTTTGA
- a CDS encoding EamA family transporter, with amino-acid sequence MKRGYFLVFLAASMWGTLGIFAKLLYQFNLDPFTITFYRALIAFSLLLVYNYSNGFQIKRYRLPFYAFYGFFAVFLFYILYFYTVKISSVSFAVLLLYSAPIYSTILGYLLFKEKITTTKLLALLMAIFGILLVVNLDHWNGNKIATVLGLLSGLTYALYGILAKIAVKSERPEEALLYTIGFGALFLAPFSNFKVPYESIPYLFGLAFFPTFLGYILYNRALQEVEVSKASIISTIEPVVALILAYLIFHEVLTPKQIIGAVFIILGSLILHIEEKEKDQT; translated from the coding sequence TTGAAACGAGGTTATTTTCTAGTTTTTTTAGCTGCAAGTATGTGGGGCACTCTTGGAATTTTTGCAAAGTTGCTTTACCAGTTTAATTTGGATCCATTTACTATAACCTTTTACCGAGCATTGATAGCCTTCTCCCTCCTCCTAGTATACAACTATTCAAATGGTTTCCAAATAAAGCGGTACAGACTGCCATTCTATGCATTCTACGGTTTTTTTGCGGTGTTTCTATTTTACATTCTATACTTTTATACAGTAAAGATTTCCTCTGTATCTTTTGCAGTCCTCCTTCTTTATTCCGCTCCCATTTATTCAACCATCTTAGGATATCTCCTATTTAAAGAGAAGATAACCACAACAAAACTTTTAGCGCTACTCATGGCAATATTTGGCATCCTCTTAGTTGTGAATCTTGATCATTGGAATGGTAACAAGATCGCTACAGTATTAGGCCTGCTCTCTGGGTTAACGTATGCACTTTATGGCATTTTGGCTAAAATTGCTGTAAAAAGTGAGAGACCAGAAGAGGCTCTCCTTTACACGATCGGTTTTGGAGCATTATTTTTAGCCCCATTTTCTAATTTTAAAGTACCCTATGAATCTATCCCATATCTATTCGGGCTTGCATTCTTTCCAACATTCTTGGGATATATTCTTTACAATAGAGCCCTTCAGGAAGTCGAAGTTAGTAAAGCCTCCATCATATCTACGATAGAACCAGTAGTGGCTTTAATTTTGGCCTACTTGATATTCCACGAAGTCTTAACACCAAAACAGATAATAGGAGCAGTTTTCATAATTTTAGGATCACTTATTCTTCACATTGAAGAAAAAGAAAAAGATCAAACATAA
- a CDS encoding NAD+ synthase, with protein sequence MRVLNYEEVINKLTSFIKDKVNETKAKGVVIGISGGVDSATVTYLAVNALGKERVLGLIMPYYKNTDLDDAILVCKTLGIKYKVISIKSIVDEIEKNLGFELDPVSRGNLMSRTRMILLYAHANSRNCLVLGTSNKSEFLTGYFTKWGDGASDYAPLIKLYKTEVWKIAKVLGVPERIINKKPSAGLWEGQSDEDELGITYKQLDEILYRLIDLKMKKEKIAEELNIPHEKVEYVESLILKSEHKRRLPVGPEI encoded by the coding sequence ATGAGAGTACTAAACTACGAAGAAGTCATTAATAAACTGACGTCATTCATAAAAGATAAAGTTAACGAAACTAAAGCAAAAGGAGTTGTTATAGGAATAAGCGGTGGAGTAGACAGTGCAACTGTAACATATCTTGCCGTTAATGCATTAGGGAAAGAGAGAGTTTTAGGCCTCATAATGCCATATTATAAAAACACAGACCTTGATGACGCTATTTTAGTTTGCAAAACCCTTGGAATAAAGTACAAAGTTATATCCATAAAAAGCATTGTAGATGAAATTGAAAAGAACTTGGGATTTGAATTGGATCCTGTCTCCAGGGGAAATTTGATGTCAAGAACCAGAATGATTCTCCTTTATGCTCATGCAAACTCTAGAAATTGTCTTGTTTTAGGAACATCCAACAAAAGTGAGTTCTTGACCGGGTATTTCACCAAGTGGGGTGATGGAGCAAGCGATTATGCTCCGCTAATTAAGTTATACAAGACAGAAGTTTGGAAAATTGCAAAAGTCCTGGGGGTTCCAGAAAGAATAATAAACAAAAAGCCAAGTGCAGGACTTTGGGAAGGACAGAGCGACGAAGACGAACTGGGAATAACATATAAACAATTAGATGAGATTTTGTACAGGCTGATCGACTTGAAGATGAAGAAAGAAAAAATCGCAGAAGAATTAAATATCCCCCATGAAAAAGTGGAATACGTAGAATCATTAATCCTAAAAAGTGAACATAAACGCAGACTTCCAGTAGGACCAGAAATTTAA
- the priS gene encoding DNA primase catalytic subunit PriS, with product MSELFREMNKGERAKYYSEEWNVQKIPSFILKTLENREFGFDHTGEGPNDRKNVFYHVKDLEDYIKITAPYSIYSSVALYEEPRNMKGWLGAELVFDIDAKDLPLKRCNHETGKVCPICLEDAKELTKDTFIILKEDFGFENVHLVYSGRGYHIRVLDDWALSLDSKAREKILNYISSAEEVAFEDLQERRILLSSGYFRVFRFRFGYFIKRVSEYHLRNIGLNRRQIEQILEKKENIYRDFVEKGMLTAFPRGVGYRTLLRLFSLSTTFSKAYFDGRVTVDIKRILRLPSSLHSKVGLITTYIGNNEKDLEKFDPFKNAVPKFREKEVKEAYRLWVEKLEE from the coding sequence AAATATTATTCAGAGGAATGGAATGTACAGAAGATACCATCATTCATACTTAAAACTCTTGAAAATAGGGAGTTTGGTTTTGATCATACTGGAGAGGGACCTAATGATAGAAAAAATGTGTTCTATCATGTAAAAGATTTAGAGGATTACATAAAGATAACAGCCCCATATTCAATCTATTCAAGCGTTGCTCTTTATGAAGAACCGAGAAATATGAAAGGATGGCTAGGAGCGGAGCTTGTTTTTGATATAGATGCAAAAGACTTACCCCTGAAAAGATGCAATCATGAAACAGGGAAAGTATGTCCAATATGTTTAGAAGATGCCAAAGAGCTTACTAAAGATACTTTCATTATACTAAAGGAAGACTTTGGATTTGAAAATGTTCATCTTGTTTACTCAGGAAGGGGGTATCACATAAGGGTTTTAGATGATTGGGCACTTAGTCTAGATTCAAAAGCAAGAGAGAAAATTTTAAATTATATTTCCAGTGCTGAAGAGGTTGCTTTCGAGGATCTTCAAGAAAGAAGGATATTATTATCTTCTGGGTATTTCAGAGTATTTCGATTTAGATTTGGGTATTTTATTAAGCGTGTTTCCGAGTATCATTTGAGAAACATTGGGCTAAATAGGCGACAAATTGAACAGATACTCGAAAAGAAGGAAAACATATATAGGGATTTTGTAGAGAAAGGTATGTTAACTGCGTTTCCTCGAGGAGTAGGATACAGAACACTATTGAGACTTTTTAGTCTATCAACTACTTTTTCTAAAGCTTATTTTGATGGTAGAGTTACGGTAGATATTAAACGGATCTTAAGACTTCCCTCATCTCTGCATTCAAAAGTAGGTCTTATAACTACATATATTGGGAACAATGAAAAGGATCTCGAAAAATTTGATCCATTCAAAAATGCGGTACCGAAATTCAGAGAAAAAGAAGTCAAAGAGGCGTATAGGCTCTGGGTGGAGAAGTTGGAGGAGTAA
- a CDS encoding ABC transporter permease, giving the protein MRWVDVKASMKEFWFEFRRQKGGLFGLVLLFLLIVTALGAPYITEPDIPKKWSQYWEGNPTTVPPVWYNYFTTKKLAPHEVLTSNDLTIVSEGEDIGGGMKYYGFEFTYENNYDTPPSDIIIRNIGVKLTDLNSPAQIIITLVRPDGVKIELLNTDLREGTTYQLAKDGKVRNTVFRWASEFEDPQKIAESGETLKSTMDTMRVIFAKAQEGILTNPEALKGTYTFQVDIFTFNEGDQVDLSTTEIVLPGRTYGLMGTDYKARDLWAGLVWGTRVSLTVGVTVAVLTVLIGIFYGVTSAYLGGWKDEFMQRVNEFWASIPTLPILILLGAAFKGHVSLWTIVFLMVAFYWTGIAKVARSMALQIKEQTYVEAAIALGAGTGRIIFKHIMPQIMPYAFAAMALNVPGAVLTEASLSFLGLGDPTAVTWGQILYDAQTQSATINGYWWWVIPPGLAITLVAFTFVLIGISLDRVLNPRLKRL; this is encoded by the coding sequence ATGAGATGGGTCGACGTAAAAGCAAGTATGAAAGAGTTCTGGTTCGAATTTAGAAGACAAAAGGGAGGATTATTCGGATTAGTTCTTTTGTTCCTTTTAATAGTCACTGCACTTGGAGCTCCATACATAACTGAGCCAGATATTCCCAAAAAATGGAGTCAATATTGGGAAGGAAATCCAACTACAGTGCCACCTGTATGGTATAATTATTTCACTACTAAGAAGTTAGCCCCTCACGAAGTTTTAACGTCCAATGACTTAACAATAGTATCAGAAGGAGAAGACATCGGCGGGGGAATGAAGTATTATGGATTTGAGTTCACATATGAGAACAATTATGACACACCCCCTTCAGACATCATCATAAGGAATATAGGAGTCAAACTTACAGATCTAAACTCCCCAGCACAGATCATAATAACCCTCGTAAGACCAGATGGAGTTAAAATTGAATTGCTTAATACTGATTTAAGGGAAGGTACAACGTATCAGTTAGCAAAAGATGGAAAAGTGAGAAACACCGTATTCCGTTGGGCCTCTGAATTTGAAGATCCCCAAAAGATCGCTGAAAGTGGAGAGACTCTCAAAAGCACTATGGACACAATGAGGGTAATATTTGCAAAAGCCCAAGAAGGTATTCTCACCAATCCTGAGGCCCTTAAAGGAACATACACATTCCAAGTAGATATATTCACATTCAATGAAGGAGATCAAGTAGACCTAAGCACAACAGAAATCGTACTACCGGGAAGAACATATGGATTAATGGGAACAGATTATAAAGCTAGAGACTTATGGGCAGGCCTTGTCTGGGGAACTAGAGTCTCACTCACTGTTGGTGTTACAGTGGCCGTTCTTACAGTTCTTATTGGTATTTTCTATGGAGTTACGAGTGCTTATCTCGGGGGATGGAAGGACGAGTTTATGCAAAGAGTTAACGAATTCTGGGCCTCAATCCCAACATTACCAATACTTATTCTCCTCGGTGCGGCCTTTAAGGGACACGTCAGTCTTTGGACAATAGTATTCCTGATGGTGGCCTTCTACTGGACTGGAATTGCAAAGGTTGCAAGAAGTATGGCTCTCCAGATTAAGGAGCAAACATATGTAGAAGCAGCAATTGCCCTTGGTGCTGGTACTGGAAGGATAATTTTCAAACACATAATGCCCCAAATTATGCCCTATGCTTTCGCTGCAATGGCCCTTAACGTTCCTGGAGCTGTGTTAACAGAAGCTTCTCTCAGCTTCCTTGGACTTGGCGACCCAACTGCAGTTACATGGGGGCAGATTCTCTATGACGCTCAGACGCAAAGTGCTACAATCAATGGGTATTGGTGGTGGGTTATTCCACCTGGGCTAGCAATCACCTTGGTAGCATTTACCTTCGTGTTGATTGGTATATCATTAGATAGAGTCCTTAACCCAAGACTGAAGAGACTGTGA
- a CDS encoding DUF61 family protein, with protein MPKDDEIIQKELSRLNVHLPKSRKKLSQLLEEEEPKVQLRDGQFHYFKREELEYILSLIEEHEREFLYIPIILEITTTWHGYFRVRGKVAVKIIEKILGNYDMLEEKTEIILPRYLLPKIRKKLPTTTTYAFIVE; from the coding sequence ATGCCCAAAGATGATGAAATTATACAGAAAGAACTTTCCCGTTTGAATGTACATCTTCCAAAAAGTAGAAAAAAACTTTCTCAACTGCTTGAAGAGGAAGAACCAAAAGTGCAACTTAGAGATGGCCAGTTCCATTATTTTAAACGAGAGGAACTTGAGTACATCCTCTCATTAATCGAAGAACATGAAAGGGAGTTCTTATATATTCCAATAATCCTTGAAATCACTACCACTTGGCATGGATATTTTAGAGTAAGGGGCAAAGTGGCGGTAAAGATCATTGAAAAAATTCTTGGAAACTACGATATGTTAGAGGAAAAAACCGAGATAATTCTTCCTCGTTACTTATTGCCAAAAATACGAAAAAAACTTCCTACTACAACAACTTACGCATTTATTGTGGAGTGA
- a CDS encoding ABC transporter ATP-binding protein has product MARNVLEVKDLKMYYFTSRGAVRAVDNLAFELKKGEVLGLAGESGCGKSSLGFTLMGMPTPPGKIVSGSIKIDGREIVGLPEEVLRREVRWQKISMIFQGAMNALNPVYTIGYQMIEPLVYHKGMTKEEALDRAMRYLELVGLAPEIVYRYPHELSGGMKQRVVIATALLLDPEVVIADEPTTALDVVVQAQIINLMKKLKKELGLSMIFITHDLSILAEVSDRVAIMYAGKIVEIGDSEKIYYEPAHPYTQKLLSAIPRLHEDVERLEFIPGQPPNLITPPSGCRFHPRCPYAMQQCKEQVPELKEIEKDHYAACWLL; this is encoded by the coding sequence ATGGCTAGAAATGTACTCGAAGTTAAAGATCTTAAAATGTACTACTTCACTTCACGAGGTGCTGTAAGAGCGGTTGATAATCTTGCCTTCGAGCTCAAGAAAGGAGAGGTGCTTGGATTAGCAGGAGAGAGTGGATGTGGAAAATCCTCCCTAGGTTTCACTTTAATGGGAATGCCAACACCTCCCGGAAAAATTGTTAGTGGAAGTATAAAAATCGACGGTAGGGAAATAGTTGGATTGCCAGAAGAAGTCCTTAGAAGAGAAGTAAGATGGCAAAAAATTTCCATGATATTCCAAGGTGCCATGAATGCATTGAATCCCGTTTACACAATAGGATACCAAATGATAGAACCCTTAGTCTACCATAAAGGTATGACAAAAGAGGAAGCCTTAGATAGGGCCATGAGATACTTAGAGCTGGTAGGACTTGCCCCAGAGATTGTATATAGATATCCACACGAGCTTAGTGGCGGTATGAAACAGAGAGTTGTCATTGCAACTGCCTTACTACTTGACCCAGAGGTTGTCATTGCAGACGAGCCCACTACTGCTCTAGACGTTGTTGTCCAAGCTCAGATCATAAACCTCATGAAGAAATTAAAAAAGGAACTTGGTCTATCCATGATATTCATTACCCACGACCTGAGCATTTTAGCAGAAGTCAGTGACAGGGTAGCAATAATGTATGCCGGAAAGATCGTAGAAATCGGTGACAGTGAGAAAATTTACTATGAACCAGCCCATCCCTACACACAAAAACTCCTCTCCGCAATTCCAAGACTCCACGAAGACGTTGAAAGACTAGAATTTATACCTGGTCAACCCCCAAACCTTATAACACCGCCGAGCGGATGCAGATTCCACCCGAGATGTCCATATGCAATGCAACAATGTAAAGAACAAGTTCCAGAGTTGAAAGAGATTGAAAAAGACCACTATGCTGCATGCTGGTTGTTGTGA
- a CDS encoding DMT family transporter: MLQGRVKIIFSMLIWGSVGIFARYSGLDGLKLAFYRVLLGSILLILIHSLKNTGWVRGAFLNMRPKIGLVFLLGFVLALNWVFFFSAIMYTDIAKATLIYYLAPIIVVILSSMFLKENITKIRIALVCLAFLGAFLIGSQTEMSLGNKDFIGIVFAFLGAIFYASVTILGRYLRDIDSSNLTFFQLFFATLILFPVLVSVGDFRVSLNSFVVVIFIAIIHTVFALFIYMDGLKEVEANEAALLSYLDPLSAIVYAAILLGEIPTFRTVIGGSLILVASFLDMKMK; this comes from the coding sequence ATGCTTCAGGGAAGGGTTAAAATAATATTCTCGATGTTGATATGGGGCAGTGTAGGGATTTTTGCTCGATATTCTGGATTAGATGGTTTAAAACTGGCCTTTTATAGAGTTCTTTTAGGGAGTATACTCCTTATTTTGATACATTCCTTGAAGAATACTGGGTGGGTTAGGGGAGCTTTTTTAAATATGAGACCTAAAATTGGTTTGGTATTTCTATTGGGGTTTGTTTTGGCTTTAAATTGGGTATTTTTCTTCTCTGCAATTATGTATACGGACATAGCCAAGGCGACTCTTATCTATTATTTGGCGCCTATAATAGTAGTTATACTATCTTCAATGTTTTTGAAAGAAAACATTACAAAAATAAGGATAGCTCTAGTATGTTTGGCTTTTTTAGGAGCTTTTTTAATAGGAAGCCAAACAGAGATGTCCCTTGGAAATAAGGACTTTATTGGAATAGTATTTGCTTTTTTGGGTGCAATTTTTTATGCGAGTGTAACTATTTTGGGTCGATATCTCAGGGATATTGATAGTTCCAATCTAACATTTTTTCAATTATTTTTTGCTACGTTGATTCTCTTTCCTGTTCTAGTAAGTGTAGGAGATTTTCGTGTTTCTTTAAACTCTTTCGTGGTGGTTATTTTTATAGCAATTATTCATACCGTTTTTGCACTTTTTATCTACATGGACGGACTTAAAGAAGTTGAAGCTAATGAAGCAGCACTCTTAAGTTATCTTGATCCACTAAGTGCAATAGTTTATGCAGCGATACTTCTAGGAGAAATACCAACATTTAGAACTGTTATCGGGGGTTCACTAATATTAGTGGCTTCGTTTTTAGATATGAAAATGAAGTGA
- a CDS encoding ABC transporter ATP-binding protein: MAEPVLKVENLKKHFPIKRGLLAGLRGEAQRFVRAVDGVNFEVNKQEVFALVGESGCGKTTTGKLVMKLLEPTDGRIYLEGQDVTELKTQEEIKAYRRKVQMIYQDPFSSMNPRFRIYNVLEEPLLIHGIGETKAEREELIYKALEMVKIVPPEDYVGRHPHMLSGGQRQRVAIARSLILNPTFIVADEPVSMLDVSIRAEILELMKELKEKMGVTYLYITHDLSTARYFADHIAVMYLGRIVEMGPAKVVIDNPIHPYTRALLAAVPEPIPERRNIIKEVPIKGEVPNAANIPPGCRFHPRCLYMEKGLCDIKHPQLVEYEHEHWVECWLAGKI, translated from the coding sequence ATGGCGGAGCCTGTATTAAAAGTTGAAAATCTCAAAAAGCACTTCCCAATTAAGAGAGGATTACTAGCGGGACTTAGGGGAGAGGCACAAAGATTTGTCAGAGCTGTCGATGGAGTTAATTTTGAGGTCAATAAGCAAGAAGTTTTTGCTTTAGTAGGAGAGAGTGGATGTGGAAAAACCACTACTGGAAAGCTAGTAATGAAGCTTCTTGAACCAACTGATGGTAGAATATACTTAGAGGGACAGGACGTAACCGAACTAAAAACTCAAGAAGAGATAAAGGCATATAGAAGAAAAGTCCAAATGATATATCAAGACCCATTCTCTTCAATGAACCCAAGATTCAGAATATACAATGTTTTGGAAGAACCACTATTAATCCACGGTATTGGTGAGACTAAAGCTGAAAGAGAAGAACTTATCTACAAAGCCCTCGAGATGGTGAAGATAGTTCCACCTGAGGACTATGTAGGTAGACATCCACACATGCTCTCAGGGGGTCAGAGACAGAGAGTAGCAATAGCTAGGTCATTAATCCTCAACCCAACGTTCATTGTTGCAGACGAGCCAGTTTCAATGCTTGATGTTTCAATTAGAGCAGAAATTCTTGAACTAATGAAGGAACTTAAAGAGAAGATGGGTGTTACATACCTATACATCACGCACGATCTTTCAACAGCAAGATACTTCGCAGATCATATCGCAGTGATGTACTTAGGAAGAATAGTCGAAATGGGTCCAGCAAAGGTTGTTATCGATAACCCAATCCATCCATATACCAGAGCATTATTAGCTGCTGTTCCAGAACCAATCCCCGAGAGGAGAAATATCATCAAAGAGGTCCCAATTAAAGGTGAAGTTCCAAATGCAGCTAATATTCCACCAGGATGCAGATTCCATCCAAGATGCCTCTATATGGAGAAAGGACTTTGCGATATCAAACATCCCCAATTGGTCGAGTATGAACATGAACACTGGGTTGAGTGCTGGCTAGCTGGAAAGATCTGA